The genomic segment TCTGCCCCGTGCAACAAGCAATGGATCAATGATGCTTCTCCATCCCTTATAGTCTATTGCGGAGCCAGGATCAGGCAATGCAAATCCATTGATGTAGAAAGAAGGTGTCCCAAATACTCCTCTTGAGGCACTATACTGCATGTCGGAAGATATAACAGTGAGAGAGAGTAGAAGTAATGATGAAACTGCATGTATGATAGTCCATGGAAATAATAGAGATTGATCACAAACGACACCACCTAAAATAATGCATTGggcacaaaaaaatttatactgTCATAGTACGCATTTGATTGCACTACCACCATCAACTTTTCATCTACAGAAAACAGgataaaaagaaaggaagaactcTTTTCTTGGGGGGAGCAAGTGATATACCTTGAAAGAAACTCTTGTTTTAAGATCAGTTTTCCTGTCACTGAAACCTGATTCAATTGCAGAATAATAGGAGTTTCCAACTGATTCTGCTGTAAACTTTATGATTTCATTCACAACAGCAACTCTCGACATGTTGCGTGTTTGGTCATTGTAAAACCTCTCCTGTTTAATAATACCCAACAAGTTCAGTGCAAAATACTGTAGACAAAATCAATATTCATGTAATAATACCCGCAAATAAATGAGGCTAATTGATAATCATATGAGAGCAATGCTACTAAACCTTAAACTTAACAACAATGCAAATGTTCACTCATCAGCCACATAATTGCTTCTTAAATCTACCATAATGGCTTTAACATGGGATCAAAATCAACTAGACGAAGAACTATGACCCTCAGAGCCATCAGACAGGTCTCACAGTGCAGACTGTAAAGCTAAAGACACAAAGATGATAATCTAAATGATATCAAATGCTTCAGAAGAAAAGCTGACAGAAGCCTTACCTCAAAGGTACTTGATAACTATGAAGAGAAACTAGCACATGTAGCATCAGTTTTCCTACAATTGCTAAAATTCAATGCACCTTGAAATTAACGGACCGACTAGAAATAGCTTTAAAACCACTAAGAAAACATCTTCTCATGAAGATcaaatattaagaaatatatttaaaaattaaaatcaagacGAAAATGATGTGAACATACAATCAACGGGCAACCAAACAAGTAGGAGTGGGGATGAAACAGAAGTAGTGTAATGCATAGTCTTACAAATACagctattttccatttctttactAAAGTACATTTCGCCTGTtagaaaaagataatttaaagCTAGAAAATGGAAAATCAGAACCTGATGCTCGAAGAAGCTCTCCAACAGTGTGAAAGTAGCAGAAGGATTGAGCAAATTTACAATGTGCAAGGCCCGGGAAGTGGCGAAGGCATAGTCATGGTAACTGCAATTTCCAATTTGAAACCTCTCAAAACTCACCATCATTTAAGAGttaaaaagataaatcatcaattccaaattctaaatttctaaTCAAGGTTGACATAAAGGAATGATATTTCAGCAGGTTTCACACTACACTAAAAAAACAACTGAACAAGCAAGAGGTTTTGAATGGGGAATGTTAAATTCAAAATCCAATTTGTTAAAGCCAGAACTTTTTCCAGAATAACAACTCAAACAAAAAGCCAGGGTGTTCAAAGTTCAAGAAGTGTTCATcccaatttttcttcttcagctgGATGTTCAAGCACGaagaacaataaataaaacccAGAATAATCACTTTAAGCTAAAGCTAGTAACAGCCACTAGGTAGCTTGATCGGGATCTGTTTCAaatccaaaattcaatttttattccTTCTTAAATTtctcagaa from the Theobroma cacao cultivar B97-61/B2 chromosome 8, Criollo_cocoa_genome_V2, whole genome shotgun sequence genome contains:
- the LOC108663134 gene encoding uncharacterized protein LOC108663134, which encodes MRTGKGATFSSLSSVVFCLFAFVYVSERTVQAQSLPPAKYDGFVYTNRQVDSDTIMIEAFFDPVCPDSRDSWPPLKQAIQHYGSRVMLTIHLLPLPYHDYAFATSRALHIVNLLNPSATFTLLESFFEHQERFYNDQTRNMSRVAVVNEIIKFTAESVGNSYYSAIESGFSDRKTDLKTRVSFKYSASRGVFGTPSFYINGFALPDPGSAIDYKGWRSIIDPLLVARGRKSDNSRHLFF